From Paenibacillus polymyxa, the proteins below share one genomic window:
- the purK gene encoding 5-(carboxyamino)imidazole ribonucleotide synthase, whose translation MNEACESAGRIRPPGTVIGILGGGQLGRMLVLAGTNLGYRFVTLDPAPDSPCGQVSEQIRAAYDDEHAARELAERCDVITYEFENVDAGVAALLEQESSVPQGSSLLYTTQHRLREKRSIEAAGVPVAPYREISSPADMVQAVAELGVPCVLKTAVGGYDGKGQVVIRQSEEATNAYEQLAGSGAELVLEQFIRFRCEISVIVARSTNGEAKAFPPAENIHVNNILHTSIVPARVPEAVQEEARKLALAVAESLDAVGLLAVEMFVTEDGQLYVNELAPRPHNSGHYTMEGCATSQFEQHIRAICGLPLGNTKLLTPVVMVNVLGEHLEDVIRRFGQSDAEAEGLSVVPKLHLYGKSEAKPGRKMGHINLLCQDTEQALEWIDQTNIWGNK comes from the coding sequence ATGAATGAAGCATGTGAATCCGCTGGCCGTATTCGCCCTCCTGGCACAGTGATTGGAATTTTGGGAGGCGGACAATTAGGCAGAATGCTTGTACTGGCAGGAACTAACCTAGGCTATCGCTTCGTGACACTGGACCCTGCACCGGATAGTCCGTGTGGACAGGTGTCAGAACAAATCCGTGCTGCCTATGATGATGAGCACGCGGCCAGAGAACTGGCTGAACGGTGTGACGTGATCACGTATGAGTTTGAAAATGTGGATGCGGGTGTAGCCGCACTTTTGGAACAGGAATCCAGTGTACCGCAGGGCAGCAGTCTTTTGTACACGACACAGCATCGTCTGCGGGAAAAACGTTCTATTGAAGCAGCTGGTGTTCCTGTTGCTCCATATCGTGAAATTAGCAGTCCTGCCGATATGGTTCAAGCGGTAGCCGAACTGGGTGTGCCGTGTGTGCTCAAAACAGCAGTCGGCGGTTATGATGGCAAGGGCCAAGTGGTCATTCGCCAATCGGAGGAAGCCACGAATGCCTACGAGCAACTGGCTGGAAGCGGTGCGGAACTGGTGTTGGAACAGTTCATCCGTTTTCGCTGCGAAATCTCGGTGATTGTAGCTCGCAGCACGAACGGTGAAGCCAAAGCCTTTCCACCTGCGGAAAACATCCACGTGAACAATATTTTGCACACGTCGATTGTACCCGCACGCGTACCTGAAGCTGTCCAGGAGGAAGCACGCAAATTGGCGCTGGCTGTGGCGGAGTCATTGGATGCGGTGGGACTGCTAGCTGTGGAGATGTTTGTCACCGAAGACGGACAATTATACGTTAATGAGTTGGCACCACGACCCCATAACTCCGGCCATTACACGATGGAGGGTTGCGCCACCTCGCAATTTGAGCAACATATACGTGCGATTTGTGGTTTGCCACTGGGCAACACGAAGCTGCTGACTCCGGTGGTGATGGTCAATGTACTAGGTGAGCATTTGGAGGACGTAATTCGAAGATTCGGACAATCAGATGCTGAAGCTGAAGGATTGAGTGTTGTACCAAAGCTGCATTTGTATGGAAAAAGTGAAGCCAAGCCAGGCCGAAAGATGGGACATATTAATCTGTTGTGCCAGGATACGGAACAAGCACTGGAATGGATTGATCAAACCAATATTTGGGGGAATAAATAG
- the purE gene encoding 5-(carboxyamino)imidazole ribonucleotide mutase, whose product MSVQVAVIMGSTSDWDTMQHACAVLDELEIGYEKKVVSAHRTPDLMFRFAEEAAGRGLKVIIAGAGGAAHLPGMVAAKTSLPVIGVPVQSKALNGLDSLLSIVQMPGGIPVATVAIGKAGSTNAGLLAAQILGAFDEKISQRVVARRDRIRDEVLEGSDSL is encoded by the coding sequence ATGTCAGTGCAGGTCGCTGTCATTATGGGCAGCACATCAGACTGGGACACCATGCAACATGCATGTGCTGTGCTGGACGAGCTTGAAATCGGATATGAGAAAAAAGTAGTTTCAGCCCATCGTACACCGGATTTAATGTTTCGTTTTGCAGAAGAGGCCGCCGGGCGCGGACTAAAGGTCATTATTGCTGGAGCGGGTGGGGCTGCACATCTGCCGGGAATGGTAGCTGCGAAGACCTCCTTGCCAGTGATTGGTGTGCCTGTCCAGTCGAAGGCTCTGAATGGTCTGGACTCCCTGCTCTCCATTGTGCAGATGCCGGGTGGTATTCCAGTCGCCACTGTGGCAATCGGTAAGGCAGGCTCTACCAACGCAGGGTTGCTGGCTGCACAAATATTAGGTGCTTTTGACGAAAAGATAAGTCAGCGGGTTGTGGCAAGACGCGACCGTATCCGTGACGAGGTACTGGAAGGCAGTGACTCGCTATGA